Proteins from a genomic interval of Gallaecimonas xiamenensis 3-C-1:
- the yjeH gene encoding L-methionine/branched-chain amino acid transporter, which produces MSRLNKDLGLLQGVGLLTTSLLGTGIFIIPAVAAATAGQASLWAWLLLIGLVLPIAFTFAQLGRRFPHAGGAPHLIGRAFGRRMEQATALLFLSVMPVGLPAALNIASGFWHSLFTLSGLQVLAIQLLTLGMMWVLGQRPARASGLVQTLIALLIVATVASFWWLGDLPLAGQPLLPVEDLPWSTLPAALAVMFWCFVGIEAFTHLGEEFKNPQRDFPLAMLVGVLLAGLVYWGCSVAVLSFGTFGDEQANGASMPHLVALLMGSQAKWLAALVGYLACFASINIYVQGFARLLWSLADEGKLPHAFAVRNRHGVPGRALTAVVLICACCALLAWWLGLSISDLIRYANGNFILIYLLSMAAGWVLLKGGWRWLALLSTVLCMLTLATLGWQMLYALVLLLAFACLGRLRSVWPG; this is translated from the coding sequence ATGAGTAGACTAAACAAAGACTTGGGTCTTCTGCAGGGGGTTGGATTATTGACGACCTCGCTGCTGGGCACCGGTATTTTCATTATTCCGGCGGTGGCGGCTGCCACTGCTGGCCAGGCATCACTTTGGGCCTGGCTGCTGCTAATCGGCCTGGTGCTCCCCATCGCTTTTACCTTTGCCCAGTTAGGCAGGCGCTTTCCCCACGCAGGCGGGGCGCCACATTTAATCGGCCGTGCCTTTGGCCGACGTATGGAGCAGGCAACGGCGCTGTTGTTTCTGTCGGTGATGCCGGTTGGGCTGCCAGCCGCCCTCAATATCGCCAGCGGTTTCTGGCACAGCCTTTTCACCCTGAGTGGCCTGCAGGTACTGGCGATCCAACTGCTCACCCTGGGTATGATGTGGGTACTGGGGCAACGGCCGGCAAGGGCGTCAGGCTTGGTACAAACGCTAATCGCACTGTTGATCGTGGCCACTGTGGCGTCCTTCTGGTGGCTTGGGGACTTGCCCCTCGCCGGTCAGCCGTTGTTGCCTGTTGAGGACCTTCCCTGGTCAACACTGCCTGCTGCCCTTGCGGTGATGTTCTGGTGTTTCGTAGGAATAGAAGCCTTTACCCATCTGGGGGAGGAGTTTAAGAACCCTCAACGGGACTTCCCATTGGCCATGCTGGTCGGCGTTTTATTGGCTGGTTTGGTCTATTGGGGCTGTTCGGTTGCGGTACTGAGCTTCGGTACCTTTGGTGACGAACAGGCAAACGGTGCCTCCATGCCTCATCTGGTGGCACTGCTGATGGGGAGTCAAGCCAAATGGCTGGCCGCTCTAGTCGGCTATCTGGCGTGCTTTGCCTCTATTAACATCTATGTACAGGGCTTTGCCCGATTGCTGTGGAGCCTGGCAGACGAAGGTAAGTTGCCCCATGCCTTTGCTGTTCGTAACCGCCATGGGGTGCCAGGGCGTGCCCTGACAGCAGTGGTGTTGATCTGCGCCTGTTGTGCGCTGCTGGCCTGGTGGCTGGGGCTGTCCATCAGCGATCTCATCCGTTATGCCAATGGCAATTTCATCCTGATTTACCTGCTGAGCATGGCGGCGGGTTGGGTGTTACTGAAAGGCGGCTGGCGCTGGCTGGCCCTGCTCAGTACCGTACTTTGCATGCTGACTTTGGCAACCTTGGGATGGCAGATGCTCTATGCCTTGGTACTGCTGTTGGCGTTTGCCTGCCTGGGCCGGCTGCGCAGTGTCTGGCCTGGTTAG
- a CDS encoding cation:proton antiporter, with amino-acid sequence MTDLALALSLIAAISLGAQWLAWRLKLPAILFLLAAGLLLGPGTGVLNPDLLLGEVLFPMVSIAVAIILFEGALTLRFNEIRGLVKVVRNLVTIGMLITFAVLAFACHWLLGVSLQVSLLFGAVMVVTGPTVVAPLLRTIRPRAELDRVLRWEGIIIDPLGAIFAVLMFELVIIQASQEAAVHSLWILIKTMMLGGALGLGAGVAVATALKKGWLPLYLRKIGVLAAVLLAYALSEQLQHESGLLTVTVMGMYMANKSELDIDDIMEFKEDLSVILISALFILLAARVDVGNLVDLGLPLVILLLVVQLVARPLCVLASAYTKKLSWRDKAFLSWIAPRGIVAAAVSSLFALRLQQAGIEDADKLVSLSFAVIIATVVLQSLTAGPVARLLGVVREAPRGVLIIGANSLARAVAQSLRKAEIQVLLADPVWENYRLARMEGLEVYYGNPQSEQAEAVLDLSSIRQVYALSPNRHQNANAITHFAYLFGDKKVFSIRSSQGKGFANQESATFRARQILFSEDCTFAKLNSLLMQGWQVKSTKLKEAFDWDAYKERQKDALPLFIIDKKGFLSPVSNGDQKPEVDEVIIALLPPQEKESQNAA; translated from the coding sequence ATGACGGATCTAGCACTGGCGCTTTCCCTTATCGCTGCCATTTCCCTAGGCGCCCAGTGGCTGGCCTGGCGCCTGAAGCTGCCTGCCATCCTTTTTTTGCTGGCCGCCGGCCTGTTACTGGGCCCCGGCACCGGCGTCTTGAACCCCGACCTGCTGCTGGGTGAAGTCCTTTTCCCCATGGTGTCCATTGCTGTGGCCATCATCCTGTTTGAAGGTGCCCTGACCCTAAGGTTCAACGAGATCCGCGGCCTGGTCAAAGTGGTCCGCAACCTGGTGACCATCGGCATGCTGATCACCTTCGCGGTGTTGGCCTTTGCCTGTCACTGGCTGCTGGGGGTGTCGTTGCAGGTGTCCCTGCTGTTTGGCGCCGTCATGGTAGTCACCGGGCCGACAGTAGTGGCACCCCTGCTAAGAACCATCAGGCCCCGGGCCGAGCTGGACAGGGTACTGCGCTGGGAAGGCATCATCATCGACCCCCTGGGGGCCATTTTCGCGGTACTGATGTTCGAGCTGGTGATTATCCAAGCCTCCCAGGAAGCCGCTGTTCACAGCCTGTGGATCCTGATTAAGACCATGATGCTGGGAGGTGCCCTGGGACTGGGGGCAGGCGTTGCCGTGGCCACGGCCCTGAAAAAGGGCTGGTTGCCGCTCTATCTTCGCAAGATCGGTGTGCTGGCCGCCGTACTGCTGGCCTATGCCCTGTCCGAGCAGCTGCAACACGAATCGGGCCTGCTTACCGTCACTGTGATGGGCATGTACATGGCCAACAAGAGCGAGCTGGATATCGACGACATCATGGAGTTCAAGGAAGACCTGTCGGTCATCTTGATCTCCGCCCTCTTTATCCTGCTGGCCGCCCGGGTCGATGTGGGTAATCTGGTCGACTTGGGCCTTCCCCTGGTGATATTGCTGCTGGTAGTGCAGCTGGTGGCCCGCCCCCTCTGTGTATTGGCATCGGCCTATACCAAGAAGCTCAGTTGGCGCGACAAGGCCTTTTTGTCCTGGATAGCACCCAGGGGCATAGTGGCGGCGGCGGTCAGTTCCCTGTTTGCCCTGCGCCTGCAACAAGCCGGCATCGAAGACGCCGACAAACTGGTGTCCCTGTCCTTTGCGGTGATCATCGCCACAGTGGTGTTGCAAAGCCTGACCGCAGGACCTGTGGCCAGGCTGTTGGGGGTGGTCCGTGAAGCCCCCAGGGGGGTGCTTATCATCGGTGCCAACTCCCTGGCCAGGGCCGTGGCCCAGTCCCTGCGCAAGGCAGAGATCCAGGTACTGTTGGCTGACCCGGTATGGGAAAACTACCGCCTGGCCCGCATGGAGGGGCTGGAGGTTTACTACGGCAACCCCCAATCCGAACAGGCGGAAGCGGTACTGGATCTGTCGTCTATCCGCCAGGTCTATGCCCTGTCTCCCAACCGTCACCAGAACGCCAATGCCATCACCCATTTCGCCTACCTCTTTGGCGACAAGAAGGTGTTCTCCATTCGCTCATCCCAAGGCAAGGGTTTTGCCAATCAGGAAAGTGCAACCTTCAGGGCCAGGCAGATCCTCTTTTCGGAAGATTGCACCTTCGCCAAGCTAAACAGCCTGTTGATGCAGGGCTGGCAGGTGAAAAGCACCAAGCTCAAAGAGGCCTTCGACTGGGACGCCTACAAGGAGCGCCAGAAGGACGCGCTGCCACTCTTTATCATCGACAAGAAGGGTTTTCTAAGCCCGGTGAGCAACGGCGACCAAAAACCCGAGGTGGACGAAGTGATCATTGCCCTGCTCCCCCCCCAGGAAAAAGAAAGCCAGAACGCCGCCTGA